The following proteins come from a genomic window of Lytechinus pictus isolate F3 Inbred chromosome 1, Lp3.0, whole genome shotgun sequence:
- the LOC129268867 gene encoding NEDD8-conjugating enzyme UBE2F-like: MLLLQFYSKLVQIIQRNKERCASYAIHLMMITLSKKLKEDAARKSTGSNSKSTDLNNSTKRVSIRDRLLVKEVPEMTSSLPKTCKVHFPDVHKLHHSVLTISPEEGFWKGGKFDFEIILSEEYNIAPPKVRCKTRIWHPNISEEGQICLSLLREHSMDGTGWAPTRTLKDVMWGLNSLFTDLLNFDDPLNIEAAEHYLRDKRDFEMKVHKYVMNYAR, from the exons ATGTTACTTCTTCAATTCTACTCGAAGCTGGTGCAAATAATTcagagaaataaagagaggtGTGCTTCCTATGCAATTCAC TTAATGATGATTACTCTGTCAAAGAAATTAAAGGAAGATGCAGCCAGGAAGTCAACTGGTTCAAACTCCAAATCCACAGACCTTAACAATTCAACAAAGCGAGTTTCCATACGAGACAGATTGCTTGTTAAAGAAGTGCCTGAAATGACATCCAGCTTACCAA AGACCTGTAAAGTGCATTTTCCTGATGTTCATAAGCTCCACCACAGTGTGTTAACAATATCTCCAGAAGAGGGCTTTTGGAAGGGTGGAAAATTTGACTTTGAAATCATACTATCAGAAGAATACAATATAGCG CCTCCAAAAGTTCGATGTAAAACAAGGATATGGCATCCCAACATATCAGAAGAGGGTCAAATTTGTCTCAG TCTTCTACGTGAGCATTCAATGGATGGGACTGGCTGGGCACCAACAAGAACACTGAAAGATGTAATGTGGGGACTAAATTCTTTATTTACA GATCTTCTCAATTTTGACGACCCGCTTAACATCGAAGCAGCTGAACATTATCTCCGGGACAAACGAGACTTTGAGATGAAAGTCCACAAATATGTGATGAACTACGCAAGATGA